A genomic window from Gemmatimonadaceae bacterium includes:
- a CDS encoding methylmalonyl-CoA mutase has product MSDKKSAPAEALSPSGIPIAPVYRPATPDAAYTARLGDPGQFPFTRGVQPTMYRGRLWTMRQYAGFGTAQETNARFKLLLEAGQTGISTAFDLPTQMGLDSDSPRALGEVGRVGVAIDSVEDMHLLLADLPLDRVSASMTINATACVLLAMYVVVAEERGIPRAKLSGTIQNDILKEYIARGTYIYPPEPSLALIAESFRFCAAEMPSWNPISISGYHIREAGATAVQELAFTFANALAYVQRAVDAGLKVDDFAPRLSFFFACHNDLFEEVAKFRAARRMWATLMRQRYGASDASCKLRFHTQTGGVTLMAQQPLNNVVRVAVQTLAATLGGTQSLHTNGYDEALALPTAEAATLALRTQQIAAYESGVAQTVDPLAGSYYVESLTDEVERRALALLGQVEELGGSSAAIDARFFQEEIGRSAYEFQLAVEQGSRVIVGVNKFGDGAEPPIIPAPDFSALEQGQRERLAKVKAVRDATAVRAALDAIAAAAPAYASESATREPLMPLIIAAVKARATVGEISDVLRGVWGEYRPA; this is encoded by the coding sequence GTGAGCGACAAGAAGTCCGCGCCGGCGGAAGCGCTCTCCCCGAGCGGCATCCCGATCGCGCCCGTGTACCGCCCGGCCACGCCCGATGCGGCGTACACCGCGCGGCTTGGCGATCCCGGGCAGTTCCCGTTCACGCGCGGCGTGCAGCCCACGATGTACCGTGGCCGGCTCTGGACGATGCGCCAGTATGCCGGCTTCGGGACGGCGCAGGAGACCAACGCGCGCTTCAAGCTGCTGCTCGAGGCGGGGCAGACCGGCATCTCCACCGCCTTCGACCTGCCCACGCAGATGGGATTGGACTCCGACTCGCCGCGCGCCTTGGGCGAAGTCGGTCGCGTGGGCGTCGCCATCGATTCGGTCGAGGATATGCACCTGCTCCTCGCCGACCTGCCGCTGGACCGCGTCTCGGCGTCAATGACCATCAACGCCACGGCCTGCGTGCTGCTGGCGATGTATGTCGTGGTGGCCGAGGAGCGCGGCATTCCTCGGGCCAAGCTCAGTGGCACCATCCAGAACGACATCCTCAAGGAATACATCGCGCGCGGGACGTACATCTATCCGCCCGAGCCTTCGCTGGCGCTGATCGCCGAGTCGTTCCGGTTCTGCGCCGCGGAGATGCCGAGTTGGAATCCCATCTCCATCTCCGGCTACCATATCCGCGAGGCCGGCGCCACCGCGGTGCAGGAGTTGGCCTTCACCTTCGCCAACGCGCTCGCCTACGTGCAGCGCGCCGTGGACGCCGGCCTCAAGGTGGACGACTTCGCGCCGCGGCTGAGCTTCTTCTTTGCCTGCCACAACGATCTCTTCGAGGAAGTCGCCAAGTTCCGCGCCGCGCGCCGGATGTGGGCCACGCTGATGCGCCAGCGCTACGGCGCCAGCGATGCCTCCTGCAAGCTGCGATTCCACACGCAGACCGGCGGCGTCACGCTGATGGCGCAGCAGCCGCTCAACAACGTGGTGCGCGTCGCCGTGCAGACCTTGGCCGCCACACTCGGCGGCACGCAGTCGCTGCACACCAACGGCTACGACGAGGCGCTGGCGCTTCCCACCGCCGAGGCCGCGACGCTGGCGCTGCGCACGCAGCAAATCGCCGCGTATGAGAGCGGCGTCGCGCAGACCGTGGACCCGCTGGCAGGCAGCTACTATGTGGAGTCGCTCACCGATGAGGTCGAGCGCCGCGCCCTCGCGCTGCTCGGCCAGGTCGAGGAGCTCGGCGGCAGCTCGGCGGCGATCGACGCGCGGTTCTTCCAAGAGGAGATTGGCCGGTCGGCGTACGAGTTCCAGCTCGCGGTGGAGCAGGGCAGCCGCGTGATCGTCGGCGTGAACAAGTTCGGCGACGGCGCCGAGCCGCCGATCATTCCCGCGCCCGATTTCTCGGCCTTGGAGCAAGGCCAGCGCGAGCGGCTCGCCAAGGTGAAGGCCGTGCGCGACGCGACGGCCGTGCGGGCGGCGCTGGATGCGATTGCGGCGGCGGCACCGGCCTACGCTTCGGAGTCTGCGACGCGCGAACCGTTGATGCCGCTGATCATCGCAGCGGTGAAGGCGCGGGCGACCGTCGGGGAGATCTCCGATGTGCTGCGCGGGGTGTGGGGAGAGTACCGGCCGGCGTAG
- a CDS encoding DNA internalization-related competence protein ComEC/Rec2, with protein MPLVFIAAVVWAAGTALGLGGSAWTGALALLSAFAGLALLALAARWAVAAALGLIGAAALTLGADLRAADAACLEQARAARSWEVRLLREAAPGGFATAKLVTDACVLRVSIAVRQGRAPAGSVVMVTGAEPSAGPRGLLLRDGTVQLRRGPRPLARWRNHVAASLDRRFGERAGLARALLIADTQGLAPELRERFTDAGLVHVLAISGLHVGIIAGALLLLVEALRLPPRGGRALAVVLVALYVLAIGAPPAALRSAALFAAVSSTRWMQRPTSPWALFALAATAPLLQPRTVLELGWQLSVAGYAGVMAAGRTARRLTPERWRGWRARVLGEVMVGLYTTAATAPLVAWHFGRLSLVGVVSNLAAGPVVAVMQPTLFLAMLVPGDAIGRFVADAAAPLLGALDAVASVSAAMPFAAITVAPTFVAACIAAAAVGAAVAAAWARHWAPWATVAVALAGLLVWVPDPRLGGAGPLELHLLDVGQGDAIAVRTPRGRWVVIDAGRTWRSGDAGRSTVVPYLRRQGGALAMFVLTHPHADHVGGAASVVRALRPSELRDAAFVAGSGPYAEMLRAARDVGARWQRVGPGESVEIDGAHFDFLAPDSAWTVALSDPNEASTVLRVRYGNRRFLLTGDAEHRLEDWLLAQDPDALRADVLKAGHHGSRTSSTPAFVEAVSPRLALVSVGTANTYGHPAAEVMQRFVALGATVLRTDQLGTVIVRTDGERLEVEAAGHRWSIRERLSPLP; from the coding sequence ATGCCCCTCGTGTTCATTGCGGCGGTGGTCTGGGCGGCGGGGACGGCGCTCGGACTCGGCGGCTCGGCGTGGACCGGCGCGCTGGCGCTGCTCTCGGCGTTCGCCGGGCTTGCGCTCCTTGCGCTGGCTGCGCGGTGGGCGGTTGCTGCCGCGTTGGGCTTGATCGGCGCCGCAGCCCTGACGCTCGGGGCGGATCTGCGTGCGGCCGACGCCGCCTGCTTGGAGCAGGCCCGTGCCGCGCGCAGTTGGGAGGTACGCCTCCTGCGGGAGGCCGCGCCCGGGGGCTTCGCGACCGCCAAGCTCGTCACCGACGCCTGCGTGCTTCGCGTGTCGATTGCGGTGCGGCAGGGCAGGGCGCCCGCCGGCAGCGTGGTGATGGTCACCGGCGCGGAGCCCTCGGCCGGGCCGCGCGGCCTGTTGCTGCGCGACGGGACGGTTCAGCTGCGCCGCGGGCCGCGGCCCCTGGCGCGCTGGCGCAATCACGTGGCCGCCTCGCTCGACCGACGCTTTGGCGAGCGGGCGGGTCTCGCCCGGGCGCTGCTCATCGCCGACACGCAGGGGCTGGCGCCGGAACTGCGCGAACGTTTCACCGATGCCGGTCTCGTGCACGTGCTGGCGATCTCGGGCCTCCACGTGGGCATCATCGCGGGGGCGCTGCTGTTGTTGGTCGAAGCGCTACGACTGCCGCCGCGCGGCGGGCGCGCGCTGGCGGTGGTGTTGGTCGCGCTGTACGTGCTGGCCATCGGCGCGCCGCCGGCCGCGCTACGGAGTGCGGCGCTCTTCGCGGCCGTGAGCAGCACGCGCTGGATGCAGCGTCCGACCTCACCGTGGGCGCTGTTCGCTCTCGCGGCGACGGCGCCCTTGCTGCAACCGCGCACGGTGCTCGAACTGGGATGGCAACTCTCCGTCGCCGGCTACGCGGGCGTGATGGCAGCCGGACGCACCGCGCGACGCCTCACGCCCGAGCGTTGGCGCGGGTGGCGCGCCCGCGTGCTTGGCGAGGTGATGGTCGGCCTCTACACCACGGCCGCGACCGCGCCCTTGGTGGCCTGGCACTTCGGACGGCTCAGTCTCGTGGGTGTGGTGAGCAACCTGGCCGCCGGCCCAGTCGTGGCCGTGATGCAGCCGACCTTGTTTCTCGCGATGCTCGTCCCCGGTGACGCCATCGGGCGCTTCGTCGCCGATGCCGCCGCCCCGCTGCTTGGTGCGCTTGATGCCGTGGCCAGTGTATCCGCCGCGATGCCGTTCGCGGCCATCACCGTCGCACCGACGTTCGTGGCGGCGTGCATCGCGGCGGCGGCCGTCGGCGCTGCGGTGGCCGCGGCCTGGGCGCGGCACTGGGCACCGTGGGCCACCGTCGCCGTCGCGCTCGCGGGCCTCCTCGTGTGGGTGCCTGATCCGCGCCTCGGTGGAGCCGGGCCGCTCGAGCTCCACTTGCTCGATGTCGGCCAAGGTGATGCCATCGCCGTGCGCACACCCCGCGGCCGCTGGGTCGTCATCGACGCCGGTCGCACCTGGCGCAGCGGTGACGCCGGCCGCAGCACGGTGGTGCCCTACCTGCGTCGGCAGGGCGGGGCGTTGGCGATGTTCGTGCTCACGCATCCGCACGCCGACCACGTCGGCGGCGCGGCCAGCGTCGTACGTGCGCTGCGTCCGTCGGAGTTGCGCGATGCCGCATTCGTCGCCGGCAGCGGCCCCTACGCCGAGATGCTGCGCGCCGCACGCGATGTCGGCGCCCGCTGGCAGCGCGTCGGGCCCGGCGAGTCCGTGGAGATCGACGGCGCGCACTTCGACTTCCTCGCGCCCGACTCCGCGTGGACCGTCGCGCTCAGCGATCCCAACGAGGCCAGCACCGTGCTCCGCGTGCGCTACGGCAACCGGAGGTTCCTGCTCACCGGCGACGCCGAGCACCGACTGGAGGACTGGCTGCTTGCGCAGGACCCCGACGCGCTGCGCGCCGACGTGCTCAAGGCCGGCCACCACGGCTCGCGCACGAGCAGCACGCCCGCCTTCGTCGAGGCCGTCTCGCCTCGTCTCGCCCTGGTCTCCGTCGGCACCGCCAACACCTACGGCCACCCGGCCGCCGAGGTGATGCAACGCTTCGTGGCACTGGGTGCCACTGTCCTCCGCACCGACCAACTCGGCACCGTGATCGTCCGCACCGACGGCGAGCGCCTGGAGGTGGAAGCTGCCGGTCACCGCTGGAGCATTCGGGAGAGGCTCTCGCCATTGCCGTAG
- the purM gene encoding phosphoribosylformylglycinamidine cyclo-ligase, whose protein sequence is MSADEKLTYASAGVDIDAADDSKHRIKKLVESTFTAGARGAFGGFGGMFRVPEGARQPLLVASADGVGTKIKTAIEADRHDTIGHCLVNHCVNDILVQGAKPLFFLDYVAFGKLIPSVVEGVVAGVSAGCRENGASLIGGETAEMPGVYTPPDYDLAGFIVGWVEEDEVITSAGVKDGDVLVGLASTGCHTNGYSLARRIISERLKLGPHDPFPEHGGKTVADVMLAVHRSYLPVLGGALGRIHAMAHITGGGIPGNLDRALPSHLDAVVDTGSWDIPPLFRVLEQAGQVDRAEMYRAFNMGIGMIVITDTAGASYIRDVATQAGVANWTIGHIRPGTGRVHLV, encoded by the coding sequence GTGAGCGCCGACGAGAAGCTGACCTACGCGAGCGCCGGCGTCGACATCGACGCCGCGGACGACTCGAAGCACCGCATCAAGAAGCTGGTCGAGAGCACGTTCACGGCCGGCGCGCGCGGTGCCTTCGGTGGATTCGGTGGGATGTTCCGGGTGCCGGAGGGTGCGCGCCAGCCGCTGCTGGTGGCCAGCGCCGACGGCGTGGGCACCAAGATCAAGACCGCCATCGAGGCGGACCGCCACGATACGATCGGGCACTGCCTGGTCAACCACTGCGTCAACGACATTCTGGTGCAGGGCGCCAAGCCGCTGTTCTTCTTGGATTACGTCGCGTTCGGCAAGCTGATTCCGTCGGTGGTGGAGGGCGTCGTGGCCGGCGTCAGCGCAGGCTGCCGCGAGAACGGCGCGTCGCTCATCGGCGGCGAGACCGCCGAGATGCCGGGCGTGTACACGCCGCCGGACTATGACTTGGCCGGCTTCATCGTCGGCTGGGTGGAAGAGGACGAGGTCATCACCAGCGCGGGCGTCAAGGACGGCGACGTGCTCGTCGGCCTCGCGTCCACCGGCTGCCACACCAACGGCTACTCGTTGGCGCGGCGCATCATCAGCGAGCGCCTCAAGCTCGGGCCACACGATCCGTTCCCCGAACACGGCGGCAAGACCGTCGCCGACGTGATGTTGGCCGTCCATCGCTCCTACTTGCCGGTGCTCGGTGGTGCGCTAGGTCGCATTCACGCGATGGCCCACATCACCGGCGGGGGAATCCCCGGCAATCTCGACCGCGCCCTGCCGTCACATCTTGACGCCGTGGTGGACACGGGCAGTTGGGACATTCCACCCTTGTTCAGGGTACTGGAGCAGGCCGGGCAGGTTGACCGTGCGGAGATGTACCGCGCCTTCAATATGGGCATCGGGATGATTGTGATTACCGACACAGCCGGTGCATCCTATATTCGTGATGTTGCAACGCAGGCCGGTGTCGCAAACTGGACCATCGGCCACATCCGTCCCGGTACGGGGCGGGTCCACCTCGTTTAG
- the fbp gene encoding class 1 fructose-bisphosphatase, translated as MVNHTDYSVVTIERYIIEQERRFPDATGELSGILYDLALASKMIASKVRLAGLVDILGAQGSDNVQGEAQQKLDVIANTIIVKALDHGGRLCAMASEEEPELIHIPEKFKRGKYVLLFDPLDGSSNIDVNVPVGTIFSVLKKVSEGERATMEDALQPGLKQVAAGYVIYGSSTMLVYTTGRGVHGFTLDPSIGEFLLSHPDMRIPEHGRYLSVNDAYEQDWSDPVRALMRRYRGLDGKRQSMNVRYVGSLVADFHRNLLGGGLFAYPANTKSPDGKLRLLYECNPLAFICEQAGGAAIDGQRRILEVQPTKLHQRSPYFVGSKADVEIAAEMLAKG; from the coding sequence GTGGTCAACCACACCGATTACTCCGTCGTCACCATCGAGCGCTACATCATCGAACAAGAGCGTCGCTTCCCCGACGCCACCGGTGAGCTCTCGGGCATCCTCTACGACCTCGCGCTGGCCAGCAAGATGATCGCCAGCAAGGTGCGCCTGGCCGGCCTCGTCGACATCCTCGGCGCCCAGGGCAGCGACAACGTGCAGGGCGAGGCCCAGCAGAAGCTCGACGTCATCGCCAACACCATCATCGTGAAGGCGCTGGACCACGGCGGCCGCCTCTGCGCGATGGCGTCCGAAGAGGAACCGGAACTCATCCACATCCCCGAGAAGTTCAAGCGCGGCAAGTACGTGCTGCTCTTCGACCCGCTCGACGGATCGTCCAACATTGACGTGAACGTGCCGGTGGGGACGATCTTCTCGGTGCTCAAGAAGGTGAGCGAGGGGGAACGCGCCACGATGGAAGACGCGTTGCAGCCGGGCCTCAAGCAGGTGGCGGCTGGCTACGTCATCTACGGCTCGAGCACGATGCTGGTGTACACCACCGGCCGCGGCGTGCACGGCTTCACGCTCGACCCCTCGATCGGCGAGTTCCTGCTCTCGCATCCCGATATGCGGATCCCGGAGCACGGCCGGTATCTCAGCGTGAACGATGCATATGAACAGGACTGGTCCGACCCGGTGCGCGCCCTGATGCGCCGCTACCGCGGGCTCGACGGCAAGCGCCAGTCGATGAACGTGCGCTACGTGGGCTCGCTGGTGGCGGACTTCCATCGCAACTTGCTGGGTGGCGGTCTCTTTGCGTATCCCGCCAACACGAAGAGCCCCGACGGCAAGCTCCGCCTGCTCTACGAGTGCAACCCTCTCGCCTTCATCTGTGAGCAGGCCGGCGGCGCGGCCATCGATGGCCAGCGTCGCATTCTCGAGGTCCAGCCGACCAAGCTGCATCAGCGCTCGCCGTACTTCGTCGGCTCCAAGGCCGACGTGGAGATTGCGGCCGAGATGCTGGCCAAGGGGTGA
- a CDS encoding bifunctional hydroxymethylpyrimidine kinase/phosphomethylpyrimidine kinase — translation MSVLVVGSVALDSVETPFGKADEVLGGSANYFAASASHQTPVQLVGVVGSDYPMEKLEPLKARGIDFAGLETAEGESFRWRGRYRHDLNSAETLETRLGVFSHFRPKIPTQFRSAEYVFLANIDPRLQLEVLGQVEKPRLVACDTMNFWIESRRADLLDLLGKVDLITLNDAEARQLTEQANLVQAARWILARGPKTVLIKKGEHGAFMFTASSVFFAPAYPLESVFDPTGAGDSFAGGFMGWLARTGDLSEANMRRAVVVGSAMGSFVVEGFSLQRLLEVSADDIERRVGEFHQLVTFDRALNA, via the coding sequence ATGTCCGTTCTCGTTGTCGGTAGCGTCGCCCTCGATTCCGTTGAGACTCCCTTCGGCAAAGCCGACGAGGTCCTCGGCGGCTCGGCCAACTACTTCGCCGCCTCGGCCTCGCACCAGACGCCGGTGCAGCTTGTCGGCGTCGTCGGCAGCGACTACCCGATGGAGAAGCTCGAGCCGCTGAAGGCCCGCGGCATCGACTTCGCCGGCCTCGAGACGGCCGAGGGCGAGTCGTTCCGCTGGCGCGGTCGCTACCGGCACGACCTCAACTCCGCCGAGACGCTGGAGACGCGCCTCGGCGTATTCTCGCACTTCCGGCCCAAGATTCCCACGCAGTTCCGCTCGGCCGAGTATGTGTTCCTCGCCAACATCGACCCGCGCCTGCAGCTCGAGGTGCTCGGACAGGTCGAGAAGCCCAGGCTGGTGGCTTGCGACACGATGAACTTCTGGATCGAGTCGCGCCGCGCGGACCTGCTCGACCTGCTCGGCAAGGTGGACCTCATCACGCTCAACGACGCCGAGGCGCGGCAGCTCACCGAGCAGGCCAACCTCGTGCAGGCGGCGCGCTGGATCCTCGCCCGCGGGCCTAAGACCGTGCTCATCAAGAAGGGGGAACACGGCGCGTTTATGTTCACCGCGAGCAGCGTGTTCTTCGCGCCGGCGTACCCGCTGGAGAGCGTCTTCGATCCGACTGGGGCTGGCGATTCGTTTGCCGGCGGCTTTATGGGCTGGTTGGCTCGCACGGGCGATCTCTCGGAGGCCAATATGCGTCGCGCGGTCGTCGTGGGCTCGGCGATGGGATCGTTCGTCGTCGAGGGCTTCTCGCTCCAGCGGCTGCTGGAGGTCAGCGCCGACGACATCGAGCGCCGCGTCGGGGAGTTCCACCAATTGGTCACCTTCGACCGGGCGCTGAACGCGTGA
- the miaB gene encoding tRNA (N6-isopentenyl adenosine(37)-C2)-methylthiotransferase MiaB, which translates to MGTTSPTVYIETYGCQMNVSDSELMYGRLEAEGYAAVDSPNGADVVLVNTCAIRDNAEQRVLGRLGELRRDLKPGAVLGVTGCMAQRLGPRLLETDTRVQLVVGPDGYRSLPALIDGARNGERFSATDFDLEEHYEDFSARRFEGVKAWIPVQRGCDYRCTYCIVPTTRGPERSRKLADVVRETAEVAQRGISEVVLLGQTVNSYHDGTHDFADLLRAVGRVDGIRRVRYTSPHPNDFSDRVIAAMAETPTVCEHVHLPMQSGSTSMLKRMLRRYSREEYLDCVARLRAAMPGLGLTTDIIVGFPGETDDEFADTLSLCREVRFDDAFTFKFSAREGTPATRMPAEWTIPDAVVDARYTELLATIRGISREKNLGRLGERMEVLVEKEARKGGDLYQARSRDFKTVLVPGSPELIGSYLTVELTGTTGATFTGTPVQERQPLPMAG; encoded by the coding sequence ATGGGCACCACCTCCCCGACCGTCTATATCGAGACCTACGGCTGCCAGATGAACGTCAGCGATTCCGAGCTGATGTACGGGCGGCTGGAGGCCGAGGGCTATGCCGCGGTCGATTCGCCCAACGGCGCCGACGTGGTGCTGGTCAACACCTGTGCCATCCGCGACAACGCGGAGCAGCGCGTCCTTGGCCGCCTCGGCGAGCTGCGGCGTGACCTGAAGCCCGGCGCCGTCCTCGGCGTCACCGGCTGTATGGCGCAGCGCCTCGGCCCTCGCCTGCTCGAGACGGACACGCGCGTGCAATTGGTCGTCGGCCCCGACGGCTACCGTTCGCTGCCGGCGCTGATCGACGGCGCGCGCAACGGCGAACGCTTCAGCGCCACCGACTTCGACCTCGAAGAGCATTACGAGGACTTCTCGGCGCGGCGCTTTGAGGGCGTGAAGGCCTGGATCCCGGTGCAGCGCGGCTGCGACTACCGCTGCACCTACTGCATCGTGCCGACCACGCGCGGCCCCGAGCGTTCGCGCAAGCTGGCCGACGTCGTCCGCGAGACGGCCGAGGTCGCGCAGCGCGGCATCAGCGAGGTGGTGCTGCTCGGTCAGACGGTAAACTCCTACCACGACGGCACGCACGATTTCGCCGACCTGCTGCGCGCGGTGGGTCGTGTGGACGGCATTCGCCGCGTGCGGTACACCAGTCCCCATCCCAACGACTTCTCGGACCGCGTGATCGCCGCGATGGCCGAGACGCCGACCGTCTGCGAGCACGTGCACCTGCCGATGCAGTCCGGCTCCACCTCGATGCTCAAGCGGATGCTGCGCCGCTACTCGCGCGAGGAGTACCTCGACTGCGTGGCGCGCCTGCGCGCCGCGATGCCGGGCCTCGGCTTGACCACCGACATCATCGTCGGCTTTCCGGGCGAGACCGACGACGAGTTCGCCGACACGCTCTCGCTCTGCCGCGAGGTGCGCTTCGACGACGCGTTCACGTTCAAGTTTTCCGCGCGCGAAGGCACGCCCGCCACGCGGATGCCGGCCGAGTGGACGATTCCGGACGCGGTGGTCGATGCGCGTTACACTGAGCTGTTGGCGACCATCCGCGGCATCTCGCGCGAGAAGAACCTCGGGCGCCTCGGCGAGCGGATGGAGGTGCTGGTGGAGAAGGAGGCGCGCAAGGGCGGCGATCTCTACCAGGCCCGTTCGCGCGACTTCAAGACCGTGCTCGTGCCCGGCAGTCCGGAACTGATCGGCAGCTATCTCACGGTGGAGCTCACCGGCACGACGGGCGCGACCTTCACCGGCACCCCCGTGCAGGAACGGCAGCCGCTGCCGATGGCGGGGTAG
- a CDS encoding arginine--tRNA ligase, with protein MSELDRLRDALLRAAVSLGAPDDLKVALERPRDPAHGDWASNVAMTLAKPLGKKPRDIAEQLVASLDRKAAGVSDISVAGPGFINFRLDAGDLASGLARVLAAGSEYGRGTGGAGKVANVEFVSANPTGPLHVGHGRQAALGDSIAALLQSQGWNVTREFYYNDAGVQIANLAKSTQARLRERAGEPLEIPEGGYHGEYIKDIAETYAREFPNDPRGDDLAQVQTVAVRELRKEQDLDLRAFGVKFDVYYLESSLYTDGLVEKTVTALQAKGHTFEDDGALYLRTTDYGDDKDRVMRKRDGTYTYFVPDVAYHVTKFQRGFTRAVNVQGADHHGTTARVRAGLQALEMGIPQGYPEYVLHQMVTVVRGGEEVKISKRAGSYVTVRDLIDEVGRDAVRYFFLMRKGDSQLVFDVDLARSQSEENPVYYIQMAHARVCGIFRVGEVDVNAITGDGVNWAALDTPEERELVKAILDWPAFVATAAENLEPHRVANWLLETARLVHTWYHKHHVLGEAPEVMQARLALAKAVRITLSNGLALLGIAAPERM; from the coding sequence GTGAGCGAACTGGACCGCCTCCGCGACGCGCTGCTGCGCGCCGCCGTCTCGCTCGGTGCCCCCGACGACCTCAAGGTCGCGCTCGAACGCCCGCGCGATCCCGCGCACGGCGACTGGGCCTCGAACGTCGCGATGACGCTGGCCAAGCCGCTGGGCAAGAAGCCCCGCGACATCGCCGAGCAACTGGTGGCTTCGCTGGACCGCAAGGCAGCCGGGGTGTCGGACATCAGCGTCGCCGGCCCGGGCTTCATCAACTTCCGGCTCGACGCCGGTGACCTCGCGAGCGGACTCGCCCGCGTGCTCGCCGCGGGCAGCGAGTACGGCCGCGGCACCGGCGGGGCGGGGAAGGTCGCGAACGTGGAGTTCGTCTCGGCGAATCCCACGGGCCCGTTGCACGTCGGCCACGGCCGGCAGGCCGCGCTGGGCGATTCGATCGCCGCGCTGCTGCAGTCGCAGGGCTGGAACGTCACGCGAGAGTTCTACTACAACGATGCCGGTGTGCAGATCGCCAACCTGGCGAAGAGCACGCAGGCACGGCTGCGTGAGCGCGCCGGAGAGCCGCTCGAGATTCCCGAGGGCGGCTACCACGGCGAGTACATCAAGGACATCGCGGAGACTTACGCCCGCGAGTTCCCGAATGATCCGCGCGGCGACGACCTCGCGCAGGTGCAGACGGTGGCCGTGCGCGAGCTGCGCAAGGAGCAGGACCTCGACCTGCGCGCCTTCGGCGTGAAGTTCGACGTCTACTACCTCGAGAGCTCGCTGTACACCGACGGCTTGGTGGAAAAGACCGTCACGGCCTTGCAGGCCAAGGGCCACACCTTCGAGGACGATGGCGCGCTGTACCTGCGCACCACCGACTACGGGGACGACAAGGACCGCGTGATGCGCAAGCGCGACGGCACTTACACGTACTTCGTTCCGGACGTCGCCTATCACGTGACCAAGTTCCAGCGCGGCTTCACGCGCGCCGTCAATGTGCAGGGCGCGGATCATCACGGCACCACGGCCCGCGTGCGCGCCGGCCTGCAGGCGCTGGAGATGGGCATCCCGCAGGGCTATCCGGAGTATGTGCTGCACCAGATGGTCACGGTGGTGCGAGGTGGCGAGGAGGTGAAGATCTCCAAGCGCGCCGGCAGCTACGTCACCGTGCGGGACCTCATCGACGAAGTCGGTCGCGATGCGGTGCGGTACTTCTTCCTGATGCGCAAAGGCGACAGCCAGCTGGTGTTCGACGTGGACCTCGCGCGTTCGCAGAGCGAAGAGAATCCGGTCTATTACATCCAGATGGCCCACGCTCGCGTCTGCGGCATCTTTCGCGTCGGCGAGGTGGACGTGAACGCCATCACCGGCGACGGCGTGAACTGGGCCGCGCTCGACACGCCTGAGGAACGCGAGCTGGTGAAGGCGATCCTCGACTGGCCGGCCTTCGTGGCGACGGCGGCCGAGAACCTCGAGCCGCATCGCGTGGCCAACTGGCTGCTCGAAACCGCGCGCCTCGTGCACACCTGGTACCACAAGCACCACGTCCTCGGCGAGGCGCCGGAAGTGATGCAGGCCCGCCTCGCCCTCGCCAAGGCGGTGCGCATCACGCTCAGCAACGGCCTCGCCCTGCTCGGCATCGCCGCCCCGGAGAGGATGTAG